A portion of the Acidobacteriota bacterium genome contains these proteins:
- a CDS encoding GAF domain-containing protein gives MSVSLPHQILVWVGVAVLFWGTVPGLMGGSVPSGPKPQKQPTPSPAQPLLPVGTASSNQHEEAAFPQGRPTFRCFASPDGIPQMTIQCMACDVRGYLWVGTQDGAAYYNGRTWTPVHMPNRTSSNYVLSLATTRDGSIWFGTNGAGLARLKNGKWTVYDTRTQTLPNDQVFFLLETITPAGESILWVGTDGGLAQFAQGKWISYTPKNSKMSGGRIRALAELKHPDHTTSLWVSFYGNGLACLRNGEWSHFTPQNSPLPQLFLRGLCAGTSFRKLPALWIGTIGGGLVCLELQNRDGNESWNWTVINSQNSPLPNDSVWSVLETTSASGVPSLWLGTMGSGLVHIEPQPAFYSTPPPSSSSFGTPWFKWSTYNTQTSTLPENQVISLLEPDADQKRVLWVGTAGGGLARLDKSQWKVLDPTNSPLPDKQVWAFLESVSPRGRPVFWIGTGNGLVRYESGQWTTFTTSNSGLPNNIISSLAETISKNGERTLWVGTSEGGLATFLNDRWTVYTTGNSPLKSNNILCVLPTVLASGETVIWIGSNSGGLSRFQQGVWTVFDTTNSSLPHDSVFSLLVTRGLDQKQILWVGTRGGGAVRIEIDSLDKPWKIFNTSNSKLPSNYVLCLLESNTGTTSSLWIGTGSGGVCRLNPNAPDDPWVVMSDATSPALPNNIIYRMAKDQKQRLYFCTNKGITRLTPKTLTDQSLNNFDLYTFDTNDGLPSEECNTGASVVDSRGYIWVGTVKGVGVYDPNLEIIGQLARPLIIERAWLNGKEVQLPELTSLQHNENNLLFEFALLTFTHEATVRYQVQLEGFDPSKSDWASVYRKEYTNLGAGDYTFRVWGQDYTGQVTGPMSISFKIRPAPWNTWWAYLIYLGLFGSGIYGLYSWRIHTVHQRQQEKIVYLGQLLESTRLINSQLDLMAVFRHFAVEAARLVNGIPGGIGLVQGNEVVFKLVFNRDQWEPSDLRFQVGKGITGQVAATGKSMILNDVNGSPLVTYPELIEKHGVSGFMNIPIIMPDGHVGGVISIHRSASRKPFTDADCRVVEALASQAAVAIENAALHGEVEDKNLQLEEKNLMIVESIREIERLYQNEQQVNRTLQELNQMKTNFIIVTSHEMRTPLTVIKGYADALLAEYLGPLTETQNRAIAACQRMVDRMVTSFDGILMMLKIDEGKNDLTLSRLDLSTLLSEAVEELSSFVEKRGQKIVIDAPDGIVLLADREKIKLVFLNLVQNAIKFTYDKGTIQIRVTIERSFVHIQIQDSGIGIEPTEIDRIFERFYTSKDPSTHTSGRFEFTARGTGLGLSVAKSYIEFHGGKIWAESEGVKRGSCFHIQLPLASPLPPTQSTTDQPETSTNIISG, from the coding sequence ATGTCGGTTTCCCTTCCCCATCAAATCCTGGTCTGGGTTGGCGTGGCAGTTCTGTTTTGGGGGACCGTGCCTGGACTGATGGGAGGATCAGTCCCTTCAGGCCCTAAGCCTCAAAAACAACCGACACCTTCTCCCGCTCAACCGCTTTTACCCGTGGGCACAGCCAGTTCAAATCAACATGAGGAAGCTGCCTTTCCACAGGGTCGCCCCACGTTTCGGTGCTTTGCCAGTCCCGACGGGATTCCTCAAATGACCATCCAGTGTATGGCTTGCGATGTACGGGGGTATCTCTGGGTCGGGACACAGGATGGAGCCGCCTATTACAATGGCCGAACCTGGACCCCGGTTCATATGCCCAACCGGACGTCTTCAAACTATGTGCTTTCGCTGGCAACAACGCGTGATGGCAGTATCTGGTTTGGTACCAATGGTGCCGGCCTCGCTCGACTAAAAAACGGAAAATGGACGGTTTATGACACCCGCACCCAGACTTTGCCCAACGATCAGGTGTTTTTCCTGTTGGAGACCATCACTCCCGCTGGCGAATCCATCCTTTGGGTTGGAACTGATGGTGGTCTGGCTCAATTCGCTCAAGGGAAATGGATCTCGTACACGCCAAAAAATTCAAAAATGTCGGGTGGGCGGATTCGGGCGCTGGCTGAACTCAAGCACCCGGACCACACGACCTCGCTGTGGGTCTCCTTTTATGGAAATGGGTTGGCCTGCCTCAGAAATGGCGAATGGAGCCATTTCACACCCCAAAATTCACCCTTGCCTCAACTTTTTCTCCGCGGATTGTGTGCGGGAACGTCTTTCCGCAAATTGCCGGCACTCTGGATTGGCACCATTGGCGGCGGGTTGGTGTGCCTTGAACTCCAGAACCGTGACGGAAACGAATCCTGGAACTGGACCGTCATCAATAGCCAGAATTCGCCATTACCCAACGATTCGGTCTGGTCAGTCCTGGAAACCACTTCCGCAAGCGGAGTTCCTTCACTCTGGCTGGGCACGATGGGCAGCGGATTGGTCCATATCGAGCCGCAACCGGCCTTTTATTCCACCCCACCCCCTTCATCTTCTTCCTTTGGCACGCCCTGGTTTAAATGGTCAACCTACAACACCCAAACCTCAACCCTGCCGGAAAATCAGGTGATCAGCCTGCTGGAACCCGACGCCGATCAAAAAAGAGTTCTTTGGGTAGGAACAGCCGGGGGCGGACTCGCCCGGTTGGATAAATCACAGTGGAAAGTCCTGGATCCAACCAATTCCCCGCTCCCTGACAAACAGGTGTGGGCCTTTTTGGAAAGTGTTTCTCCGCGCGGGCGCCCGGTGTTTTGGATTGGCACTGGAAATGGACTGGTTCGCTACGAATCCGGGCAATGGACGACCTTTACCACCAGCAATTCGGGGTTACCCAACAATATTATCAGTTCGTTGGCTGAGACCATTTCCAAAAATGGCGAGCGAACCTTGTGGGTCGGAACCTCGGAAGGCGGTCTGGCTACTTTTCTCAATGACCGATGGACGGTCTATACCACGGGCAACTCACCGCTCAAAAGCAACAATATTTTATGTGTCCTGCCGACAGTCCTGGCTTCAGGGGAGACTGTCATTTGGATTGGTTCCAATAGCGGAGGCTTGTCCCGGTTTCAGCAGGGAGTGTGGACCGTCTTTGATACAACCAACTCAAGTCTGCCGCACGATTCGGTCTTTTCATTGCTCGTGACCCGTGGCCTCGATCAAAAACAGATCCTCTGGGTTGGAACCCGAGGCGGAGGCGCTGTCCGAATCGAGATTGATTCGCTAGACAAGCCCTGGAAAATATTCAATACCAGTAATTCAAAGCTTCCGAGTAATTATGTCTTGTGCCTGCTGGAATCAAACACCGGAACCACCTCATCTTTGTGGATTGGGACCGGGAGTGGCGGCGTGTGTCGGCTGAATCCGAATGCTCCCGATGATCCCTGGGTCGTCATGTCTGATGCAACCTCTCCGGCCCTGCCAAACAATATCATTTATCGGATGGCCAAAGACCAAAAGCAGAGGTTGTATTTTTGCACCAACAAAGGCATCACCCGTCTCACACCTAAAACTTTAACTGATCAATCACTGAATAATTTTGATTTGTATACCTTTGACACAAACGATGGCCTTCCCAGTGAAGAGTGCAATACCGGCGCCAGTGTGGTTGATAGCCGGGGCTACATTTGGGTTGGAACCGTGAAGGGCGTCGGGGTATATGATCCCAACCTGGAAATCATCGGACAACTGGCCAGGCCACTGATCATTGAGCGTGCCTGGCTCAATGGAAAAGAAGTCCAGTTACCGGAACTCACATCACTCCAGCATAATGAAAACAACCTTTTGTTTGAATTTGCCCTGCTCACCTTTACCCACGAAGCCACCGTCCGGTATCAGGTACAGCTTGAAGGATTTGACCCGTCAAAATCAGACTGGGCCAGTGTGTATCGCAAGGAATACACCAACTTAGGGGCGGGAGACTACACCTTCAGGGTTTGGGGTCAAGACTATACCGGGCAAGTCACTGGTCCGATGAGTATTTCGTTCAAAATTCGACCAGCACCCTGGAATACCTGGTGGGCCTACCTCATCTATCTTGGACTTTTTGGAAGTGGTATTTATGGGCTGTATTCGTGGCGAATCCATACAGTCCACCAACGCCAGCAAGAAAAAATCGTGTATCTCGGACAGCTCCTCGAAAGTACGCGCCTCATCAATTCCCAGTTGGATTTAATGGCTGTGTTTCGACATTTTGCAGTGGAAGCCGCCCGGCTGGTGAATGGTATTCCAGGGGGGATCGGTCTGGTTCAAGGAAATGAGGTCGTCTTTAAACTGGTGTTCAACCGTGACCAGTGGGAACCGTCAGACCTTCGTTTTCAGGTTGGGAAAGGGATTACGGGCCAGGTTGCCGCCACCGGCAAGTCAATGATCCTCAATGATGTCAATGGTTCACCGCTGGTCACCTATCCGGAACTGATTGAAAAACATGGGGTCTCCGGCTTTATGAATATCCCAATCATCATGCCGGACGGACACGTTGGCGGAGTCATCAGCATTCATCGCTCCGCCAGTCGAAAACCTTTTACCGACGCTGATTGCCGGGTGGTCGAAGCACTCGCCAGTCAGGCCGCCGTGGCGATTGAAAACGCCGCTCTGCACGGTGAAGTGGAAGACAAGAATCTGCAGCTTGAAGAAAAAAACCTGATGATCGTTGAATCAATTCGTGAAATTGAGCGGTTGTATCAAAACGAACAGCAGGTCAACCGCACGCTTCAAGAACTCAATCAGATGAAGACCAACTTTATCATTGTCACTTCGCACGAGATGCGAACGCCGTTGACCGTAATTAAAGGCTATGCGGATGCATTGCTGGCGGAATATTTGGGGCCGCTGACCGAAACTCAAAACCGGGCGATTGCTGCCTGCCAGCGGATGGTTGATCGAATGGTCACCAGTTTTGATGGCATTTTGATGATGCTCAAAATTGATGAGGGCAAAAATGATCTCACCTTATCCAGACTGGATTTGTCCACCCTGTTGAGTGAAGCGGTTGAAGAACTCTCGTCATTTGTCGAAAAACGTGGGCAGAAAATTGTAATTGATGCACCAGATGGAATTGTCTTGCTGGCTGACCGGGAAAAAATCAAACTCGTTTTTTTAAACCTGGTCCAAAATGCCATCAAATTTACCTATGATAAAGGCACCATTCAGATCCGGGTGACGATTGAACGCAGCTTTGTGCATATCCAGATACAGGATTCAGGAATAGGGATTGAACCGACTGAAATTGACCGGATTTTCGAACGGTTTTACACCAGTAAGGATCCTTCGACCCATACTTCCGGAAGGTTTGAATTTACAGCCCGCGGTACTGGTTTGGGACTTTCAGTGGCAAAAAGTTATATCGAATTCCACGGCGGGAAAATTTGGGCCGAGTCTGAGGGTGTGAAGAGAGGAAGTTGTTTCCACATCCAGTTGCCCCTGGCCAGCCCTCTCCCGCCAACACAATCCACCACTGACCAGCCCGAGACATCAACCAATATCATTTCGGGCTGA
- a CDS encoding ABC transporter permease encodes MNSIWQDIRFEFRTIYNTPTISLIALLTLALGIGATTIIFSLIHTVLIQPLPYPNADRLVMLWEKEKTGEPSNTSFSTVMDWTARSQTLEAIAAMTSWQPTANGQGDPERLSGIRVSASFFHILGIKPVLGRDFRPEDDHPDTRRVVIMSHGLWQRRFGSDPNIIGKTISLSETPFTVIGVLPSDFDPMATTQFYEKAEIWSPLGYDLALPQACRTCRHITAMGLINSGISFDQAKRELTGIGQALFREYPTDYPDPGIVLNPLQTEITRKTRPILFALFGAVSVVLLIACSNIANLLLAFIWQRQKELAIRASVGASRWRLIQQLLTEGLVLGGLSGLIGVMVAIWGTPLLEQVLREQVPTLSKVSISIPVLVFSLGITLLASLLFSLAPVIQIIGLDVQKALKAQIFGPGSGSANRMQSGLVVTQVAFALMLLIISGLLLKSFVQVYRISPGFETEHVLTLSLTTTGPKYTQETTILQFYDQILSRIQTLPGVESAGIVSNLPFGGNMDSWGVQIQDRPLTNQALAPSAERYGITPGYLTAMRIPVLAGRNFSAEDHSQGQLVALVNETMAQQTWPGENPLGKQIKVGGDSPWRTVIGVVGDVRHYRLESKPTMQVYVPESQGVDAFVQLVVKGKIDPASLTTSIQSEIWAVDPNRPVYKIAPMKQLVSATIAQRQLLLWLVGSFSGVALILAVIGIYGVLSYSAYRRTKEIGIRMALGALKRDILRLIVGQGFNLAMVGIGAGLFFGMVVSHLLAGFLFEVSPVDGLTLAGVSFLVLAITILASYLPARRAVRVNPMVALRNE; translated from the coding sequence ATGAATTCCATCTGGCAGGATATTCGGTTTGAATTTCGCACAATCTACAACACACCAACGATTTCATTGATTGCATTACTCACCCTGGCACTTGGGATTGGCGCCACCACCATCATCTTCAGCTTGATTCACACGGTTTTAATCCAACCGCTTCCGTACCCAAATGCCGACCGGCTTGTGATGCTCTGGGAAAAAGAAAAGACCGGTGAACCAAGCAACACTTCGTTTTCCACCGTAATGGATTGGACCGCCCGATCACAAACCCTGGAAGCCATCGCCGCCATGACGTCCTGGCAACCAACCGCCAATGGCCAGGGAGATCCCGAGCGCCTGAGCGGAATTCGGGTTTCAGCTTCGTTTTTCCATATTCTGGGCATTAAACCCGTTCTAGGACGTGATTTTCGACCGGAAGACGATCACCCTGATACCCGCCGGGTGGTAATTATGAGCCACGGCCTGTGGCAGCGCCGCTTTGGGTCAGATCCAAATATCATTGGGAAAACAATAAGCCTGAGTGAAACCCCGTTTACAGTGATCGGTGTTTTGCCGTCTGATTTTGACCCAATGGCAACAACCCAATTCTATGAAAAGGCTGAGATCTGGTCGCCGCTTGGATATGACCTGGCCTTACCTCAAGCTTGCCGTACCTGTCGCCATATCACCGCCATGGGGTTGATCAATTCTGGCATATCATTTGATCAGGCAAAGCGCGAGTTGACCGGGATCGGTCAGGCACTGTTTCGAGAATATCCCACCGACTATCCTGATCCAGGGATTGTGCTGAACCCACTGCAAACTGAGATAACCAGAAAAACACGCCCAATTCTCTTTGCTTTATTCGGTGCCGTGAGCGTGGTGCTGCTGATTGCCTGCTCCAATATAGCCAATCTGCTGCTGGCTTTTATCTGGCAACGTCAAAAAGAACTTGCTATTCGTGCTTCGGTGGGAGCTTCCCGGTGGCGACTCATTCAACAACTGTTGACTGAAGGTCTCGTTTTGGGTGGCTTGAGTGGTCTGATCGGAGTGATGGTTGCCATTTGGGGGACACCGCTGTTGGAGCAGGTACTTCGCGAGCAGGTTCCTACCCTGAGTAAAGTATCCATCAGCATCCCGGTGCTGGTGTTTTCATTGGGGATCACCCTTTTAGCCAGCCTGCTCTTTAGCCTGGCTCCAGTTATTCAAATCATTGGGCTTGACGTTCAAAAAGCGCTGAAAGCGCAAATTTTTGGGCCAGGTTCGGGCAGCGCCAATCGAATGCAGTCTGGACTGGTCGTGACCCAGGTCGCTTTTGCGCTCATGCTTTTAATTATTTCGGGGCTTTTGCTCAAAAGCTTTGTTCAGGTCTACCGGATTTCTCCTGGGTTTGAGACCGAACATGTTTTAACACTTTCATTGACCACGACGGGGCCCAAATACACCCAGGAAACAACGATTCTCCAGTTTTACGACCAGATTTTGTCGCGAATCCAGACATTACCAGGGGTTGAGTCCGCCGGAATCGTGAGTAACCTGCCCTTTGGTGGAAATATGGATTCGTGGGGCGTGCAAATCCAGGATCGTCCCCTAACCAACCAGGCACTGGCACCCTCAGCCGAACGATATGGAATTACACCTGGATATCTTACCGCCATGCGTATTCCAGTGCTGGCTGGACGCAATTTTTCCGCTGAGGACCATTCCCAGGGACAACTCGTGGCCCTGGTCAATGAAACAATGGCTCAACAAACCTGGCCCGGAGAAAATCCCCTTGGAAAACAAATTAAGGTTGGCGGCGACTCTCCGTGGCGGACAGTCATCGGTGTAGTGGGTGATGTCCGACACTATCGGCTGGAATCCAAACCAACCATGCAGGTTTATGTTCCTGAATCACAAGGAGTTGACGCGTTTGTCCAACTGGTTGTGAAAGGAAAAATTGACCCGGCATCGCTGACGACTTCAATTCAATCTGAAATCTGGGCGGTGGATCCCAATCGCCCGGTCTATAAAATTGCCCCAATGAAACAACTTGTCTCAGCAACCATAGCTCAACGACAATTATTGCTCTGGCTGGTTGGGAGCTTCTCGGGAGTAGCTCTGATTCTGGCAGTCATTGGCATTTATGGTGTGCTTTCGTATTCCGCCTATCGCCGCACCAAAGAAATTGGAATTCGCATGGCCCTTGGGGCACTGAAACGAGACATTCTCCGGCTTATTGTCGGCCAGGGTTTCAACCTGGCCATGGTTGGGATCGGAGCAGGGCTTTTCTTTGGGATGGTGGTGTCCCATCTGCTGGCGGGCTTCTTGTTTGAAGTCAGTCCGGTTGATGGCCTAACACTGGCTGGAGTGTCCTTCCTGGTATTAGCGATTACCATTCTGGCCAGTTACCTGCCGGCTCGCCGGGCAGTCCGGGTAAATCCGATGGTTGCCCTTCGAAATGAGTAA
- a CDS encoding EVE domain-containing protein, which yields MARSSKRTTSTPPAPAPVEIPSIQPPLTERERRYWLVKSEPEVFSIQHLNKCPEQTACWDGVRNYQARNFLRDDFKLGDQVFFYHSNAEPPGIAGIAEVVREGYPDHTAFDPNDHHFDPKSKPENPTWFMVDLKLVRIFPEVIPLEKLKQTPGLENMLVTRRGMRLSVQPVTKEEWQVIESLESGLKKTDSGLGAEDSQARGGRRRVEYPEPDVFSPEPEDFSARNDIG from the coding sequence ATGGCCAGGAGTTCAAAACGCACGACATCCACTCCTCCAGCACCTGCACCGGTGGAGATTCCATCAATTCAGCCTCCTTTAACTGAGCGGGAGCGTCGGTACTGGCTGGTAAAATCGGAACCCGAAGTGTTTTCGATTCAGCATTTAAACAAATGTCCAGAACAAACGGCATGTTGGGATGGTGTTCGCAACTATCAGGCGCGAAACTTCTTGCGGGATGACTTCAAGCTCGGGGATCAGGTGTTTTTTTACCACAGCAATGCCGAACCGCCTGGGATTGCCGGAATTGCTGAAGTCGTTCGCGAAGGCTACCCCGACCACACCGCCTTTGACCCAAACGACCACCATTTCGATCCGAAAAGCAAACCTGAAAATCCAACCTGGTTTATGGTTGACCTCAAACTGGTGCGCATTTTTCCAGAAGTAATTCCATTAGAAAAACTCAAACAAACGCCTGGACTTGAAAATATGCTGGTTACCCGGCGGGGTATGCGACTCTCAGTCCAACCGGTAACCAAAGAAGAGTGGCAGGTGATTGAATCATTGGAAAGCGGGCTGAAGAAAACGGACTCCGGGCTTGGGGCTGAAGACTCGCAAGCTCGGGGCGGAAGAAGACGGGTTGAATACCCTGAGCCCGACGTTTTCAGCCCTGAGCCCGAGGATTTTTCAGCCCGAAATGATATTGGTTGA